A genomic stretch from Candidatus Zixiibacteriota bacterium includes:
- a CDS encoding TonB-dependent receptor produces the protein MPKTANFVATIVLIALITTVSAIAQSRGGGNADRGERRRRMGGTVEGFVIDSAGGQPIEYATVTLFSLRDSSQITGGVTDTAGYFKLTRLRPGRYFMQVRFVGYLISTIDSLAISRESRQVDLGEIQLIRSAVDLGEVTVSGERPAIEYKIDKKIINVSEMPTAASGTAVDVLENVPSVEVDIEGNVSLRGSANFTVLIDGRPSILESNEALQQIPAGTIENIELITNPSAKYDPDGNSGIINVIMKKDRPQGISGISNLNLGTYNNHGGDLLLSRRLGKINLVLGGNLGKRGHPGTTESENRTLLNDTTSFTLTNGDNERRRKSYSFRGAADMNISPRDYFSLGFRYGYRSSERESDLDHDAWIEPGGVHHYYTNASSSERSGDYYSIHGDYRHNFSEDGHELAAQLIRQHREGDEKTTNELLDLDGAVNSGQRSTELGPSTTYRMKLDYTLPLNGDGRFEAGYQSRIGRSDDITESYELDTTASVYRFQPEFSHTVDYTRDIHSLYSLYSGSLGRLGYQGGIRGEYTKRAVELLGEGEEFSIDRWDYYPTAHFSMQLNDGQQLMASYARRLHRSRGWYLEPFETRSDAYNVRRGNPELLPEYIDSYEAGYQRRIGGNLLSVEGYYRVTHNKVEHIRSVYEPNVMLTTIENVGTDYSLGAEFMFMLEPTKWWRLNLMGSLFDYRVEGELNGRSFDQDSFNWNMRMNNSLQVTATTRLQLDGMYRSPSASSQGEREGFFMANAAVRQDFFARTLTATLQVHDLLGTANRESTSQGADFYNYNLRERKSPTVSFNLRFNFNNYKEERSRDGDRARGSGGEGMDDNDDF, from the coding sequence ATGCCCAAGACAGCTAACTTCGTCGCTACCATTGTTCTGATAGCTCTCATAACCACAGTTTCTGCAATTGCCCAGTCTCGGGGGGGCGGCAACGCCGACAGAGGTGAAAGGCGCCGACGTATGGGCGGCACGGTCGAGGGGTTTGTGATAGATTCGGCGGGCGGGCAACCTATCGAGTACGCTACAGTGACGTTGTTCAGTCTGAGAGACTCCAGTCAGATTACCGGCGGCGTTACCGACACCGCCGGCTACTTCAAACTTACCCGTCTCCGACCGGGACGGTATTTCATGCAGGTCAGGTTCGTCGGCTATCTTATATCTACCATCGACAGCCTGGCCATAAGTCGCGAAAGCCGACAGGTCGATCTTGGAGAGATTCAACTAATCCGTTCGGCCGTCGACTTAGGCGAGGTAACGGTCAGCGGTGAGCGACCGGCCATCGAGTACAAGATCGACAAGAAGATTATCAATGTCTCCGAGATGCCTACCGCCGCCTCCGGCACGGCGGTGGATGTATTGGAGAACGTGCCGTCGGTGGAGGTTGATATCGAGGGGAACGTCAGCCTGCGCGGTAGCGCCAATTTCACAGTGCTGATTGATGGTCGTCCATCGATTCTGGAGTCCAACGAAGCGCTTCAACAGATTCCGGCCGGCACGATTGAAAATATCGAACTGATCACCAACCCCTCGGCCAAATATGATCCCGACGGCAATTCCGGAATCATCAACGTAATCATGAAAAAGGACAGACCCCAGGGTATCAGCGGTATCAGCAATCTGAATCTGGGTACTTACAACAATCATGGCGGGGACCTTCTTCTCAGTCGGCGCCTGGGCAAGATCAATTTGGTTTTGGGCGGCAACCTGGGGAAACGGGGACATCCAGGCACAACCGAATCGGAGAACCGGACCCTTCTCAACGACACAACATCTTTCACACTCACAAATGGCGACAACGAGCGGCGCAGGAAGTCTTACAGTTTTCGCGGCGCCGCTGATATGAATATCAGTCCGCGCGATTATTTCAGCCTTGGTTTCCGCTATGGCTATCGATCTAGTGAGCGTGAGTCGGACCTGGACCACGATGCCTGGATTGAACCGGGCGGAGTTCACCACTATTATACAAACGCCAGTAGTTCGGAAAGATCGGGTGACTACTATTCGATCCACGGAGATTACCGGCACAACTTTTCTGAGGATGGACACGAACTGGCCGCTCAACTGATCCGACAACATCGTGAAGGTGATGAAAAGACCACCAACGAACTACTGGACCTCGACGGTGCCGTAAACTCGGGCCAACGTTCCACCGAGTTGGGACCATCGACGACCTACCGAATGAAACTTGACTACACTCTCCCGCTGAACGGTGATGGTCGATTCGAAGCCGGTTACCAGAGCCGGATCGGTCGGTCCGATGACATCACCGAGTCGTATGAACTGGACACGACAGCATCGGTCTACCGGTTTCAGCCCGAGTTCAGCCACACCGTCGACTACACCCGCGATATTCACTCGTTGTATTCACTCTACTCAGGCTCCCTCGGTAGGCTTGGATATCAGGGCGGTATACGCGGCGAGTACACCAAACGTGCTGTTGAGCTGTTGGGAGAGGGTGAGGAATTCAGTATTGATCGCTGGGACTACTACCCCACCGCCCACTTCTCAATGCAGTTGAACGACGGACAGCAGTTGATGGCCAGCTACGCCCGTCGGCTTCACCGGTCGCGTGGCTGGTATCTGGAACCTTTCGAGACGAGATCGGACGCATACAACGTTCGTCGGGGTAACCCCGAACTGTTGCCCGAGTATATAGATTCCTATGAAGCGGGTTACCAGCGGCGAATAGGTGGTAATCTTTTGTCGGTCGAGGGTTATTACCGTGTCACGCATAACAAGGTGGAACACATCCGGTCGGTCTATGAGCCAAACGTCATGCTGACCACGATTGAAAACGTCGGCACCGATTACTCCCTGGGGGCGGAGTTCATGTTTATGCTCGAACCGACAAAGTGGTGGCGATTGAACCTTATGGGCAGCTTGTTCGATTATCGTGTCGAAGGGGAACTGAACGGACGATCATTCGACCAGGACAGTTTCAACTGGAATATGCGCATGAACAACTCACTTCAGGTAACGGCCACTACCCGGCTCCAGTTGGACGGCATGTACCGGAGTCCATCGGCTTCGTCGCAGGGCGAACGCGAAGGGTTTTTTATGGCCAACGCAGCAGTGCGCCAGGACTTCTTCGCGCGCACCTTGACGGCGACGCTTCAGGTGCACGATCTCCTGGGAACGGCCAATCGAGAATCAACCTCGCAGGGCGCCGACTTCTACAATTATAATCTCCGTGAACGAAAGTCCCCGACCGTCTCGTTCAACTTGCGGTTCAATTTCAACAACTACAAAGAGGAGCGCAGCCGCGACGGAGATCGCGCGCGCGGCTCAGGCGGCGAGGGGATGGACGACAACGATGACTTTTAG
- a CDS encoding MFS transporter, giving the protein MCYLLKPMNWRIKNVSIVSITLSASVVWIGFYAWRVMFNNFAVDLFDASATDVGVIQAVREIPGLLAFGVGALAVYFTESRIASLSIIVVGLGLLVSGWAPSLVGLGIATVLMSFGFHYFEPTNSAQLLNLTDSAQLGKAQGKLRSWESAAGLVGAGLVMLLTLYLDYRTTFYIFGALVVLVGLYFCIALPANRTKQDHRKVKLKKKYWLYYTLSFLRGCRRHIFTTFAIFLLVKNHGLDITYISGIMLANNLVTIFTNRWMGTVSDRVGERNLLVGCSLILTFIFFGYAIVDYLPALVGLYLVDNVLFGSSIALKSYLRKISTPEDLTSCLSFGMTANHVTAVVIPVVGGIAWSMFGHEVTFIAGAVIVFVDMLFALKIPKNNNC; this is encoded by the coding sequence TTGTGTTATCTTCTGAAGCCTATGAATTGGCGCATCAAAAACGTCTCAATCGTGAGTATAACGTTGTCGGCTTCGGTGGTGTGGATCGGATTCTATGCCTGGCGGGTCATGTTCAACAATTTCGCGGTCGACTTGTTCGATGCCTCGGCCACCGATGTCGGCGTTATTCAGGCGGTACGTGAAATCCCCGGCTTGCTGGCTTTCGGCGTGGGGGCGTTGGCTGTTTACTTCACCGAATCTCGGATCGCATCGTTATCGATTATCGTGGTCGGTCTGGGGCTGCTGGTCTCGGGCTGGGCGCCTTCGTTGGTCGGATTGGGCATTGCTACGGTGCTGATGTCGTTCGGATTCCATTACTTCGAACCGACCAATTCGGCCCAACTGTTGAACCTGACCGACTCCGCCCAGTTGGGAAAAGCGCAAGGGAAACTGCGTTCATGGGAATCAGCCGCCGGGCTGGTCGGGGCCGGACTTGTCATGCTGCTTACGTTGTATCTGGACTACCGGACGACCTTCTACATCTTCGGCGCTTTAGTGGTGTTGGTGGGGCTGTACTTCTGCATCGCTTTGCCGGCCAACCGAACCAAACAAGACCACCGCAAAGTGAAGCTGAAAAAGAAATACTGGCTGTACTACACCCTATCATTTCTGCGCGGCTGCCGCAGGCATATCTTTACGACCTTTGCAATCTTCCTGCTGGTAAAGAACCACGGACTGGACATCACTTATATCTCCGGAATCATGCTGGCCAACAATCTGGTGACGATTTTCACCAACCGTTGGATGGGAACAGTCAGCGACCGGGTCGGTGAGCGCAATCTGTTGGTTGGGTGTTCGCTGATTCTGACCTTTATCTTTTTCGGCTATGCCATAGTGGACTACCTACCGGCTTTGGTGGGACTGTATCTTGTCGACAACGTTTTGTTTGGATCATCGATTGCGCTCAAGTCGTACCTTCGCAAGATTTCGACACCCGAAGACCTGACCAGTTGTTTGTCGTTCGGTATGACAGCCAACCATGTCACGGCTGTTGTCATTCCGGTGGTGGGTGGTATCGCCTGGAGCATGTTCGGTCACGAGGTGACGTTTATCGCCGGCGCGGTGATCGTTTTTGTGGACATGCTGTTTGCTCTGAAGATACCGAAAAACAACAACTGCTGA
- a CDS encoding outer membrane protein transport protein, which produces MMISYKAILTLCLCLAGLVLMSGQNTYASNGMNMIGFGAASTAMGGADLTMTGSHTMNINPAGIGAGSLKELSFGFSPMWPSLNHSDNLGNNKEDVLDRVPMPFLAYTHPVRQVTFGLGMFVQGGMGAEYPDLVTPFAAMLASGQVPPGAFDGSVVPATDDMRTRVMHAKLTPTVAWRATSDLTLGASVNVCYARMDMKFFPETSVMVNQGPLVLRFSGMEMEDVSGMGYGLRLGFQYRSGGLALGGAYCTESDLDLDGGTMNLNLSAMGAGKVAYDATISGFAWPQQVGMGGAYQVKPWLLVAADVDWVNWSGAIDQLTVNLSNPDKGQAPATGLVPFDMGWEDQWVYALGVELTPVVDWTWRMGYNHGKSPIPDAGLKPLFPAIGEDHITGGVGYRIGSWSIDAGLERVIETEKINNSDNMANNPLGQGSQETLSQLMAHFMVRRTFR; this is translated from the coding sequence ATGATGATCTCGTACAAAGCAATTCTAACACTTTGTCTTTGTCTGGCCGGACTTGTGCTCATGTCCGGACAGAACACTTATGCCTCCAACGGCATGAACATGATCGGTTTCGGCGCAGCATCGACGGCGATGGGTGGAGCCGATCTGACCATGACCGGCAGCCACACCATGAACATCAATCCGGCCGGAATCGGAGCCGGCAGTCTCAAAGAACTATCCTTCGGTTTCAGCCCTATGTGGCCGTCGCTGAATCATTCCGACAACCTGGGCAATAACAAAGAAGACGTGCTGGATCGTGTGCCGATGCCTTTTCTCGCCTATACCCATCCGGTGCGGCAGGTCACTTTTGGTCTCGGTATGTTCGTTCAAGGTGGTATGGGGGCTGAATACCCCGACCTGGTAACGCCCTTTGCGGCTATGCTCGCCTCCGGTCAGGTGCCACCCGGTGCTTTCGACGGCAGTGTCGTGCCGGCCACCGATGATATGCGCACGCGTGTGATGCATGCCAAACTAACGCCGACCGTGGCCTGGCGGGCCACCTCGGATTTGACCCTGGGGGCGAGTGTCAACGTCTGTTATGCCCGGATGGATATGAAGTTCTTCCCGGAAACATCGGTTATGGTCAATCAAGGACCGCTGGTCTTGAGGTTCTCCGGCATGGAAATGGAGGATGTGTCCGGTATGGGCTATGGACTCAGGCTTGGTTTTCAATACAGGTCGGGCGGACTCGCGCTGGGTGGGGCCTACTGTACCGAGTCTGATCTCGATTTGGACGGTGGCACCATGAACCTGAACCTGTCGGCCATGGGTGCGGGGAAAGTGGCCTACGATGCTACCATATCCGGCTTTGCCTGGCCTCAGCAGGTGGGGATGGGCGGGGCTTATCAGGTCAAACCCTGGCTACTGGTGGCCGCCGATGTCGACTGGGTGAACTGGTCCGGCGCTATCGATCAACTAACCGTCAACCTGAGTAATCCGGACAAAGGGCAGGCTCCGGCCACCGGTCTGGTGCCATTTGACATGGGTTGGGAGGATCAGTGGGTATACGCACTGGGTGTGGAACTGACGCCGGTGGTCGACTGGACATGGCGGATGGGTTACAACCACGGCAAGTCACCAATCCCGGATGCCGGTTTGAAACCGCTCTTTCCGGCCATCGGCGAGGACCATATCACCGGTGGCGTGGGCTACCGGATCGGTTCCTGGTCTATCGATGCAGGTCTGGAACGAGTGATCGAAACCGAGAAGATCAACAACAGTGACAATATGGCCAACAACCCCCTCGGGCAGGGTTCGCAAGAGACGCTCTCGCAATTGATGGCACATTTCATGGTGCGACGGACGTTTCGATAG
- a CDS encoding PorT family protein, with product MKKFIIGLTILLLCMAGSAFGQAGGCMVPGTNISCLNAYFGVMVGGMWSTMTGDGTTEQGIDVKRRTGLSLGAFFEYPFANNLFVQPEIKYIQKGMKKTHTYDAGEFTRLGKISAVDADGPSDEVTLSYIQIPVLVKYVFPLEGKIKPSIMLGPSLAINLSAKDKASGWGAGWDGDFDIINAKKWEISGVIGAGVAFPVGKLTFGVDVRYDKGFTNVFDDVTQEELNDLGSDETAWTGNNLEGFEAKNGGFGFSASVILPIGAGKSDDDTP from the coding sequence ATGAAAAAGTTCATTATTGGCCTAACGATTCTGCTGTTGTGTATGGCGGGCTCCGCTTTTGGCCAGGCGGGCGGTTGTATGGTTCCGGGGACCAACATTTCTTGCCTGAACGCCTATTTTGGCGTCATGGTCGGCGGCATGTGGTCCACTATGACCGGCGACGGAACCACCGAGCAGGGGATCGATGTCAAGAGAAGGACTGGTCTGTCGCTCGGCGCCTTTTTTGAATACCCTTTTGCCAATAATCTCTTTGTCCAGCCGGAAATAAAGTACATCCAAAAAGGGATGAAGAAAACTCACACCTATGACGCCGGGGAATTCACAAGGTTGGGCAAGATATCCGCCGTGGACGCGGACGGACCGTCCGATGAAGTCACGCTGTCATACATTCAGATTCCGGTGCTGGTCAAGTACGTCTTCCCGCTGGAAGGGAAGATCAAGCCGAGCATAATGCTGGGACCGTCGCTGGCCATCAATTTATCAGCCAAGGACAAAGCCTCCGGCTGGGGTGCCGGCTGGGACGGCGATTTCGACATCATCAACGCTAAGAAGTGGGAAATCTCAGGCGTAATCGGAGCCGGTGTCGCTTTCCCTGTGGGCAAATTGACTTTCGGTGTCGATGTTCGTTATGATAAAGGGTTCACTAACGTCTTTGATGATGTCACCCAGGAAGAACTCAACGATCTTGGTTCGGACGAAACAGCTTGGACAGGCAACAACCTTGAGGGCTTTGAAGCCAAGAACGGCGGTTTCGGATTCTCGGCCAGCGTGATTCTACCCATCGGCGCAGGCAAGAGCGACGACGACACGCCGTAA
- a CDS encoding retropepsin-like domain-containing protein, whose product MKRFLVILLCIVSAAITARAIDLDSLFVKSVGGPEAVDSLKRLTSYRAEGDMDMMGMKGTFVEYYVPPDRFYSKIQVGAMKMVQAYDGHTAWQIDMNGQTSELQGFERDAVLKGLYFNSHSYLFNDRFDGSYEYNGEIIRDGVRYHEVAFSPLNKDTVTAYFEFDSGLLSESIGFIDELAMHTYYRNVSKIGGILWPTEVDVIAQGAPVSMKATYETITLNEPVDRSIFRIPTDNTRDFGFPGDVDSLVVPFRYQAGHVKLPVLVNGSTKVWMILDSGASANIFNKSVATQLGLEHVGKIAAKGISAYEEVDMVRVDSIQIGGLSLRDQVAGSLDLSVLSSVGPDGAPFGGVLGYDFLSRFPVLINYRDSTLTVYNPETFNPEDSGTSVTFHLTMKVPTVRAELNGLAGDFIVDLGNAFGLVIHDRFAETHHLDSLLDHIEPIPHGIGGVGGSISGRTAFAASFKVGDVLLQSLKVIIPESGGGLAGSEQLAGNIGNLVLENFKILLDYQNSSIIFYDADRPSMKVKSDDS is encoded by the coding sequence GTGAAACGATTTTTGGTAATTCTGCTCTGCATCGTATCAGCAGCAATCACAGCCCGAGCTATCGATCTCGACTCGTTGTTTGTCAAATCGGTCGGAGGGCCCGAGGCTGTTGACAGCTTGAAACGTCTGACATCGTATCGGGCTGAGGGTGACATGGATATGATGGGCATGAAAGGCACGTTTGTAGAGTATTACGTGCCGCCGGACAGATTCTATTCGAAGATTCAGGTAGGCGCCATGAAAATGGTGCAGGCGTATGACGGCCACACCGCCTGGCAGATTGACATGAACGGACAAACTTCCGAGCTGCAAGGATTCGAACGGGACGCCGTGCTTAAGGGTCTTTATTTCAACTCTCATTCGTATCTGTTCAACGACCGTTTCGATGGGTCCTATGAATACAACGGAGAGATCATCAGGGACGGCGTTCGCTATCACGAAGTGGCTTTCAGCCCGCTAAACAAAGATACCGTCACCGCCTACTTTGAATTCGATTCCGGCTTACTGTCTGAGTCTATCGGATTTATCGACGAGTTGGCCATGCACACATATTACCGCAATGTTTCGAAAATCGGTGGCATCCTATGGCCTACCGAAGTCGATGTAATCGCCCAGGGTGCACCGGTGTCGATGAAAGCCACTTACGAGACTATCACCCTCAACGAACCGGTCGACCGATCCATCTTCAGGATTCCGACCGACAACACAAGGGACTTTGGGTTTCCCGGTGACGTTGATTCACTGGTGGTGCCTTTTAGATACCAAGCAGGACATGTCAAGTTACCGGTGTTGGTGAACGGCTCCACCAAAGTCTGGATGATTCTCGATTCCGGCGCATCGGCCAACATTTTCAACAAGTCGGTGGCCACTCAACTCGGCCTGGAGCATGTAGGTAAGATTGCGGCCAAGGGAATCAGCGCTTACGAGGAAGTGGATATGGTGCGAGTGGATTCGATACAGATTGGTGGTCTTAGCTTGCGCGACCAGGTAGCCGGCTCGTTGGACCTTTCGGTGCTTTCCTCAGTTGGCCCCGACGGCGCCCCCTTCGGTGGCGTGTTGGGATACGACTTTCTGTCACGCTTTCCGGTATTGATCAACTATCGGGACTCTACATTGACCGTTTACAATCCCGAAACCTTCAATCCGGAAGACAGCGGAACAAGCGTGACTTTCCATCTGACCATGAAAGTCCCAACCGTGCGGGCAGAGCTAAACGGTCTAGCCGGTGATTTCATCGTCGATTTGGGTAACGCCTTCGGTTTGGTCATCCACGACCGGTTTGCCGAAACACACCACCTCGACAGCTTGCTGGATCACATTGAGCCTATCCCGCACGGGATCGGGGGGGTCGGCGGCTCTATCTCCGGACGAACAGCCTTTGCCGCCTCGTTTAAGGTGGGCGATGTTTTGCTTCAGTCGTTAAAAGTAATCATCCCGGAATCAGGCGGCGGATTAGCCGGCTCGGAGCAGTTGGCCGGTAACATCGGCAACCTGGTCCTGGAAAACTTCAAAATCCTTCTTGACTACCAGAACAGTAGCATCATTTTCTATGATGCTGATAGGCCAAGTATGAAAGTGAAATCCGACGATAGCTGA
- the gap gene encoding type I glyceraldehyde-3-phosphate dehydrogenase — protein MKVGINGFGRIGRLVFRAAQESDIEFVGINDITDAKTLAHLLKYDSVHGKYPGQVSSGDDHLMVDGKKIPISAERDPANLPWAKLGAEVILECTGLFRTKETASKHLAAGARKVVISAPAKGHDGTFIPGINCRGYDKDKHHIISIGSCTTNCLAPMVKVLMENFGIVKGFMTTIHGYTMDQRTLDAPHSDLRRARAAALSMIPTSTGAAKAIAEVIPEMKGKMDGCAIRVPTPDGSMVDLAVILEKETTADEINAAMKKASADKWLSNALEYCEDPIVSIDIIGNPHGSVFDSGMTMAQGNFAKLFSWYDNEWGFCNRMIDMMKIML, from the coding sequence ATGAAAGTAGGAATCAACGGATTTGGTAGGATCGGGCGACTTGTATTCCGAGCGGCCCAAGAGAGCGACATTGAATTCGTAGGCATCAACGATATCACCGACGCCAAGACATTGGCCCATCTTCTGAAGTATGACTCGGTGCACGGCAAGTACCCGGGCCAGGTATCTTCAGGCGACGACCATCTGATGGTCGACGGAAAAAAGATACCTATCTCCGCCGAACGTGATCCGGCCAACCTGCCGTGGGCGAAGCTGGGCGCGGAAGTCATCCTGGAATGCACCGGACTGTTCCGCACCAAAGAGACTGCATCCAAGCATCTGGCCGCCGGAGCCAGGAAGGTTGTTATCTCGGCACCGGCCAAAGGGCACGACGGCACCTTCATCCCCGGAATCAACTGCCGGGGATACGACAAGGACAAGCACCATATTATTTCGATCGGGTCATGCACGACCAACTGTCTGGCTCCGATGGTTAAAGTGCTGATGGAAAACTTCGGCATCGTCAAAGGCTTCATGACGACAATCCACGGCTACACGATGGACCAGCGGACACTCGATGCGCCTCACAGTGATCTGCGTCGTGCGCGCGCTGCCGCCCTGTCAATGATTCCCACATCCACCGGGGCGGCCAAGGCGATTGCCGAGGTTATTCCCGAGATGAAAGGGAAGATGGATGGTTGCGCCATTCGTGTTCCCACGCCGGACGGTTCCATGGTCGACCTGGCCGTGATTCTCGAAAAAGAAACGACCGCCGACGAGATCAACGCGGCCATGAAAAAAGCATCAGCCGACAAATGGCTGTCGAATGCGTTGGAATACTGCGAGGACCCTATTGTTTCCATCGATATCATCGGCAACCCGCACGGTTCGGTGTTCGACTCCGGCATGACCATGGCGCAGGGTAACTTTGCCAAACTGTTTAGCTGGTACGACAACGAATGGGGCTTCTGCAACCGCATGATCGACATGATGAAGATCATGTTGTAG
- a CDS encoding phosphoglycerate kinase — MNKVTVADINFRDRRVLVRVDFNVPLDNQQHITDDRRIRSALPTIQKIIDDGGVVIACSHLGRPKGKFVAEMSLRPAAVRLSELLGQDVQFAEDCIGPEASNLIDNLKSGDCVLLENLRFHGEETANDPEFAQKLAALADIFVNDAFGSAHRAHASTEGVTHHFNQSVAGFLMEKELEYLGRALSEPKRPFVAVLGGAKISGKIDVIRSLMDKVDKLVIGGGMVFTFAKAMGYEIGRSLLEKDKVELARELMAMVKNSRAELIFPVDAVVASEITDTAETQIVDVDKIPDGMMGLDIGPATIKQFSDSLSGAGTVVWNGPMGVFETEPFAHGTFAIARLLAQMTESGAITIVGGGDSAAAISRIGLDDKLSHISTGGGASLEFLEGKKLPGVESLTDQSQVKAL, encoded by the coding sequence ATGAACAAAGTCACCGTAGCCGACATCAACTTCCGAGATCGCAGGGTTTTGGTGCGGGTCGATTTCAATGTGCCGCTGGATAACCAACAGCACATTACAGACGACCGTCGTATTCGGTCTGCTCTTCCAACGATCCAAAAGATAATTGACGATGGCGGTGTTGTCATCGCCTGTTCACATCTTGGCCGCCCCAAGGGGAAATTCGTTGCCGAGATGTCCTTGCGCCCGGCGGCGGTGCGGCTGAGTGAACTATTGGGCCAGGATGTTCAGTTTGCCGAGGACTGTATAGGACCGGAAGCATCCAACCTGATAGATAATCTGAAGAGCGGTGACTGCGTTCTTTTGGAGAATCTCAGATTCCACGGCGAAGAGACAGCCAACGATCCGGAGTTTGCTCAGAAACTCGCCGCTCTGGCCGATATCTTTGTCAACGATGCTTTCGGATCAGCTCATCGCGCCCATGCCTCGACCGAAGGCGTTACTCATCACTTCAACCAATCGGTGGCCGGGTTCCTGATGGAAAAAGAACTCGAATACTTGGGCCGCGCGTTGTCCGAACCAAAACGTCCCTTTGTGGCGGTGCTGGGTGGCGCTAAGATATCGGGCAAGATCGATGTGATTCGAAGCTTGATGGACAAAGTCGATAAACTCGTTATCGGCGGCGGTATGGTCTTCACATTCGCCAAAGCGATGGGCTATGAGATCGGCCGGTCGCTGCTTGAGAAAGACAAAGTTGAATTGGCTCGGGAGTTGATGGCTATGGTCAAGAACTCACGCGCCGAACTGATCTTCCCTGTGGATGCTGTGGTTGCCTCGGAGATTACCGACACGGCTGAGACGCAGATTGTAGATGTAGACAAAATACCGGACGGCATGATGGGGCTGGATATCGGTCCGGCCACGATTAAACAGTTCAGTGACAGCCTGTCCGGCGCCGGGACGGTGGTGTGGAACGGCCCGATGGGTGTGTTCGAGACCGAGCCTTTTGCCCATGGCACTTTCGCCATCGCCCGCCTACTGGCCCAGATGACCGAGTCCGGCGCAATCACGATTGTAGGTGGCGGTGACTCGGCAGCGGCCATTTCCAGAATCGGCCTGGATGATAAACTGAGCCACATCTCCACCGGCGGCGGGGCTTCACTTGAGTTTCTTGAAGGTAAGAAGCTGCCGGGTGTCGAATCGCTCACCGACCAATCACAGGTCAAGGCCCTCTGA
- the tpiA gene encoding triose-phosphate isomerase encodes MRSTIIAGNWKMNGTAAETEELIKGLLSGSSSDNGATMIVCPAYPFLAQAAQLLAGSHVALGAQDMSQHEKGAYTGEVSSEMLLTVGVRYVILGHSERRQYHAESDQLVNAKAKAAFSAGLIPIICIGETLTEREADRTEEVIAGQLDGSLEGLTADQLKKSILAYEPVWAIGTGKTATPEMAQAVHSFLRVRLARNDEDAASVVPILYGGSVKPGNAKDLLSQPDIDGALVGGASLKADDFCGIVNAV; translated from the coding sequence ATGCGGTCGACCATCATTGCCGGCAACTGGAAAATGAACGGCACGGCAGCCGAGACAGAGGAGCTTATCAAAGGACTGCTGAGCGGCAGCTCCTCAGACAACGGCGCAACCATGATCGTTTGTCCGGCCTACCCGTTTTTGGCTCAGGCGGCCCAACTGCTTGCCGGGTCTCATGTTGCACTGGGCGCTCAGGATATGTCGCAACATGAGAAGGGTGCATACACCGGAGAGGTCTCCTCTGAGATGCTCTTGACAGTTGGGGTCCGGTATGTTATACTTGGCCACTCCGAACGGCGGCAGTACCATGCTGAGTCCGATCAGTTGGTCAACGCCAAGGCCAAAGCGGCGTTCTCAGCCGGCCTTATCCCGATCATCTGCATCGGCGAAACATTGACCGAGAGAGAAGCCGACCGGACGGAGGAGGTCATAGCTGGTCAGTTGGACGGCTCTCTTGAGGGCCTGACGGCGGATCAACTAAAGAAGTCGATACTGGCCTACGAGCCGGTATGGGCGATTGGCACCGGTAAGACGGCGACACCGGAAATGGCCCAGGCGGTGCATAGTTTTCTCAGAGTCAGATTGGCTCGAAACGACGAAGATGCTGCATCGGTGGTGCCGATACTGTATGGTGGGTCGGTCAAACCGGGTAATGCCAAAGACCTTTTGAGTCAGCCGGATATCGACGGCGCCTTAGTGGGCGGCGCATCTCTAAAGGCTGATGATTTTTGTGGAATTGTAAATGCTGTTTGA
- the secG gene encoding preprotein translocase subunit SecG, with product MFVGLVVFHVMVCISLVLVVLLQASKGEGLAGSAFGGGGLSGAVFGGRGAASFLSKATSYLAVLFMLNCGALAFMSASSRQVGTTGAQPGDATSVVTQQAQADRERALQEQQQQQLLNDSTAPGVQVTPTDQPPQTTPTDPGGQ from the coding sequence TTGTTTGTTGGTTTGGTAGTTTTTCATGTTATGGTTTGCATCTCGTTAGTGTTGGTAGTGTTGTTGCAGGCCAGTAAAGGCGAAGGCTTGGCCGGTTCAGCTTTTGGTGGCGGCGGTTTGAGTGGCGCCGTATTCGGGGGACGAGGCGCCGCTTCGTTTTTGTCGAAAGCCACATCTTATCTGGCTGTGCTGTTTATGTTAAACTGTGGAGCGCTGGCTTTTATGTCGGCATCCTCGCGGCAGGTCGGTACTACCGGCGCTCAACCGGGTGATGCAACGTCGGTTGTCACTCAACAGGCGCAGGCAGACCGCGAACGAGCCCTCCAGGAGCAACAACAGCAGCAGCTTTTGAACGACTCGACGGCACCAGGGGTGCAGGTGACACCGACTGATCAGCCTCCGCAGACAACCCCGACCGACCCGGGTGGCCAGTAG